In a single window of the Olivibacter sp. SDN3 genome:
- a CDS encoding peptide MFS transporter encodes MSESHTLTQEPPQNQKGHPKGLYVLFTTEMWERFNFYGMRALLALFLINALAFSEKDASIVYGGFLGLSYLTPMLGGYIADRYLGNRNCIILGGLTMGVGQLLLFFSGHVYTSSIDIATFAMWGALAVIIVGNGFFKPNISSMVGQLYNKGDSRLDSAFTIFYMGINVGAFLGMSVCPFLGDVKVGEVRVVEAFKWGFLAAGTAMFLGTLLFIFLKNKYVVSPEGKPVGAKPEFSEENIVDKATEEAEKAKFTKGSIIASVVLLGILYTVFHFLSLDPNPIKSWVYPFIYASALSLAFLILTDKSITKIERDRIIVMYIVAFFVIFFWSAFEQAGSSLTFVADKQTDLNFLGFQLPPSFIQNANSIFIVVFALPFSWLWLKLQRKNLEPISPVKQAIGLLLLAVGYYIIAVQIAKIGTTGKLAVHWLFVMYLFHTLGELCLSPIGLSLVSKLAPKRFSSLLMGVWFIGNAAGYALAGTLGALIPPTGDKFEFATSKGIDLQGILDGSINPTTEQIAILAQEKIDIVYPTFVGVTIHNLYEFFMVFVTLSGTAAIILFLISGILKKMMHGVR; translated from the coding sequence ATGAGTGAATCACACACACTAACACAAGAACCACCACAAAACCAAAAAGGGCATCCTAAAGGTTTATATGTGCTGTTTACGACAGAAATGTGGGAGCGTTTCAACTTCTACGGAATGCGTGCCCTATTGGCCCTATTTCTAATCAATGCTTTAGCTTTTTCGGAAAAAGATGCTTCTATTGTTTATGGGGGATTTTTAGGGTTAAGCTACTTGACTCCTATGCTGGGGGGATACATTGCCGATCGCTACTTAGGTAATAGAAACTGTATTATCCTAGGAGGACTGACTATGGGGGTAGGACAACTTTTGCTCTTTTTCAGTGGTCACGTTTATACGTCAAGCATTGACATTGCCACCTTTGCCATGTGGGGAGCTCTGGCAGTGATCATCGTTGGTAACGGCTTTTTCAAACCCAACATTTCATCGATGGTGGGCCAACTTTATAACAAAGGCGACAGCAGGTTAGATTCGGCATTTACGATCTTTTATATGGGTATAAACGTAGGCGCTTTCCTTGGAATGTCTGTGTGTCCTTTTTTGGGTGATGTTAAAGTGGGTGAAGTAAGGGTGGTAGAAGCATTTAAATGGGGCTTTTTAGCTGCAGGTACGGCGATGTTTTTAGGAACATTGCTTTTTATCTTCCTAAAGAACAAATACGTAGTATCACCTGAAGGTAAACCAGTAGGCGCCAAACCGGAGTTTTCGGAAGAAAATATCGTTGATAAAGCCACCGAAGAGGCCGAAAAAGCAAAGTTTACCAAGGGTTCTATCATTGCCTCTGTCGTACTTTTGGGTATTTTATACACGGTATTTCATTTTCTTTCGCTCGATCCCAACCCGATCAAGAGTTGGGTTTACCCATTTATTTATGCTTCGGCATTGAGCTTAGCATTTTTGATTCTGACCGATAAATCTATTACCAAGATTGAACGTGATCGGATTATCGTCATGTATATCGTAGCTTTCTTTGTCATCTTTTTCTGGTCGGCCTTCGAACAGGCCGGATCTTCATTAACCTTTGTTGCAGATAAACAAACAGACCTCAACTTCCTCGGTTTTCAGCTTCCTCCCAGTTTTATACAAAACGCCAATTCTATTTTTATTGTGGTTTTTGCTCTTCCATTCAGTTGGTTATGGCTCAAACTTCAACGTAAAAACTTAGAGCCGATATCACCTGTGAAACAAGCTATTGGGCTGTTATTATTAGCCGTTGGTTATTATATTATCGCCGTACAAATAGCAAAAATAGGTACTACTGGTAAATTAGCCGTACATTGGTTATTTGTAATGTACCTCTTCCATACCCTGGGGGAGCTTTGTTTGTCACCTATCGGCTTATCGTTGGTTTCCAAACTTGCACCCAAACGCTTCTCTTCCCTTTTAATGGGCGTTTGGTTTATTGGAAATGCTGCAGGATATGCACTTGCCGGCACATTAGGTGCGCTGATTCCCCCTACTGGCGATAAATTCGAGTTTGCCACCTCGAAAGGCATTGATTTACAAGGCATTCTAGACGGATCGATTAATCCCACTACCGAGCAGATAGCTATTCTCGCACAAGAAAAAATCGATATTGTCTACCCAACCTTCGTTGGTGTCACAATCCACAACCTTTACGAGTTTTTTATGGTTTTTGTAACGCTTTCAGGAACTGCTGCTATCATTTTGTTCTTAATATCTGGTATTCTGAAAAAAATGATGCATGGTGTTAGATAA